The Rhizobium sp. CCGE531 genomic sequence AGGAATGATGACGCGCATTGCCTGTGGAATGACGATCCGGCGCAGCAGCAGAGAGGGCTTCATTCCCAGACACAGCGCAGCTTCCGTCTGGCCGCGATTGACCGATTTCAAGCCGTTTCGAATGATCTCCGCCATATACCCCGCTTCATGAAGAGACAGGGCAACGACAGCCGCCACCAACGGCGTCATGATGGTATTGGTCGGAATCGAAAAGACGGTCCCGAGCCCCGGCAACCAGAGCGAAATGTCTTTGAAGATAAGGGACAGATTATACCACAGGATAAGCTGGACGAGCGCCGGCGTACCGCGGAACCACCAGATGAAGGCCGCGGCCGGGACCGACAGCATTTTGCTTGGAGAGAGCATCATCAAGGCAACGATCATGCCGATGACACTGGCAAAAAACATGATGGCCAGGGTCAGTCCGACCGTCACCCAAAGACCCTGCACGATGATCGGGTTGAGGATGTAGGAGGCGACCACGGGCCACTGAAGATTGGGATTGCTGACGACTGCCTGCAGCAGCAAGAGCAAAAGAATCGCGACGATCGTAGCGGCAGCCCAACGCCATGGGTGACGGAGAGGCACCACGGTAAACCGGGTGCGCGCGGCTGATACGCTGTCGTCTTTGAGGGGGAGAACGTTCAAGTCCTCGACTCCTTCTTCGGGTGATATGATGACTTTTCGCAAACGCGTTGCAGCTGAAGTACGGGGCCCCGCTCCGCCGAAACCGGCAGAGCGGGGGCATGACATCAGTTCTTGAGCTGAGACACGTCGGTATAGATCACCGGCTTCGCGATTGCGTTCGACGACATGCCGTATTTGTCGAGAATGGTCTTGTAGGTGCCGTCGTCGATCAATTTCTGGATCGCTGCCGCCAGCATCTTCGCAGTTTCGGCGTCACCCTTCTTGATGATGTGGCCAACGGGCTGCTTTGCGAAAACCTCGCCTGCCAGGACCAGCTTTCCTTTGCTTATCGTCGAATAGTATCCAGCGGAGGTTGCGTCATCCAGGTAAGCGTCGGCGCGACCGGTAATCACGGCCTGAACAGTATCCTGCTGAGAGGGATAGATATCCTTCTTGATTTCCTTCAGGCCCGCGGACTTGCACTCCTTGTTCAGCTGATCGGCGGAAAAGTCGGCCGAAGTGCCGGATTGGACGGCGATGGTGCTGCCGCACAGGGCTGTGCGCTTGGCATATTTGTCTTTGTTTGCGGGCAGCGTCGAGGCGATAGTGCCATCTTGCAACCAAGAGACGAAATCGGCCTGTTTCAGACGTTCTTCGGTCACCGTTGCGTCGAGCCAGGCGATCTTGATGCGGTCAGCGCTCAAAGACGGAATGAGCGACGTGAATGGAACCTGGTCGATGATCAGCTCGACACCGAGTTCTTTGGCCGCCGCCTGGGCCAGTTCGATGCTGAGGCCGACCTGCTTGCCGTTCTCGTCGATATAGGAGAAGGGAGCATAAATGGTGGTCGCAATCGGCAGCTTGCCGCTGTCCTTGACGTAGGACGGAAGCGCGATATCGCCAGCCAGCGAAACAGTCGCGCTCGCAACCAGCGCCACTGTCGAAAGAATTGCAGATTTAATGGCAGTCATTTCATGTTCCCTTGTTCGCGTTGTCTTGATCGCTCTGTTTTGCGCGCAGTTCCCCGATCGAAGATGAAGGCATGACCTTGCATCTGCGTTGGAAAGTGGCGCTATAACGGGCTTCTCCGGGTGCTTCCTCTCTGCACCCGCGATAAAAATGATAGCCGCAGGCGACCGGGACTGCGAATGAATATTCATAATGTTAATATGAGCCAGATTCATTATACTGGCATGGGAATGCGAGAAGAGGACCTCCGCATGAGAAGCGATTTTACTCTCAATCAGATCGACCTCAACCTGTTGAGGGTATTCGATCTGCTCATGCAGGAGCGGAGCGTTACGAAGGCTGCGGACCGCGCCGGTCGCACCCAATCAGCGATCAGCCATTCGCTAAACAGGTTGCGCGAGATTTTCGGGGACGAGTTGTTCGTCAAGCATGCCGGGTCGATGAACCCGACAGCACAGGCACGGGAACTGGCGACCGTGATCACGCAGGCACTTTCGGATATCGAAGGAGTGGTGTCCCAGCGCATCAACTTCAAACCCAGTGAGAGCCATCGTCAATTCCGGATCGGCGTGACCGACTACACCAGCGCGCTCTACCTGCCCACGTTGCTGGAAGAATTCAATTCGAAGGCTCCCAATGCGAGGCTGCGCATCGTACCGGTCTACCTCTACGAGGCCGCAGAATTGCTCAGCGATCCCGATCTCGACTGCGTGTTGATCGGAAATCCGATCATTCGGGAAGCCCATATCGTCGAAACGGTTCTGGCACGGCACGAAATGCTCTGTGCGGCCTGGAGCGGGAACCCGGTGATAAAAGATCTCACGATGGAGAAATATCTGGCCATGCCTCACCTGCAGATTTCTCCAGACGGCGACGAGTCCGGCGTAAGCGATAAGGCACTCGCGACCATTGGATTGTCACGGCGCGTTGCCGCTACAATCCCCTATTACATGGTTGCGCCTAAAGTCCTCAGAGGCACACAAATGATTGCCGCGTTCGCGGACGGAATGCTGTCGCTTATCGATGAGAGCAGCGAGATACTCGTCACACGCCCTCCCCTCGCCTTGCCCGATGTACGGGTGTCGCTGATCTATGTCCGAACAAAACAGACCGACGCCGGTCATATCTGGTTGAGAAGCTGTATCCGCTCCGTTGTGACGGCGTGTGAGGAGAGGAAGCGCGCATTCCTCCATCAAATCATCCCTCTTCCTTAAGTTCCCGCCTCGAC encodes the following:
- a CDS encoding amino acid ABC transporter permease, which encodes MNVLPLKDDSVSAARTRFTVVPLRHPWRWAAATIVAILLLLLLQAVVSNPNLQWPVVASYILNPIIVQGLWVTVGLTLAIMFFASVIGMIVALMMLSPSKMLSVPAAAFIWWFRGTPALVQLILWYNLSLIFKDISLWLPGLGTVFSIPTNTIMTPLVAAVVALSLHEAGYMAEIIRNGLKSVNRGQTEAALCLGMKPSLLLRRIVIPQAMRVIIPPTGNETINLLKTTSLVSIIAVGDLLYSAQAIYARTFETIPLLLVATFWYLVVVSIMTIGQGYLERHYSRDEAGPKPAPGGFSRLGSILMMREKWRGAQ
- a CDS encoding ABC transporter substrate-binding protein, which encodes MNLAHINIMNIHSQSRSPAAIIFIAGAERKHPEKPVIAPLSNADARSCLHLRSGNCAQNRAIKTTRTREHEMTAIKSAILSTVALVASATVSLAGDIALPSYVKDSGKLPIATTIYAPFSYIDENGKQVGLSIELAQAAAKELGVELIIDQVPFTSLIPSLSADRIKIAWLDATVTEERLKQADFVSWLQDGTIASTLPANKDKYAKRTALCGSTIAVQSGTSADFSADQLNKECKSAGLKEIKKDIYPSQQDTVQAVITGRADAYLDDATSAGYYSTISKGKLVLAGEVFAKQPVGHIIKKGDAETAKMLAAAIQKLIDDGTYKTILDKYGMSSNAIAKPVIYTDVSQLKN
- a CDS encoding LysR family transcriptional regulator, coding for MRSDFTLNQIDLNLLRVFDLLMQERSVTKAADRAGRTQSAISHSLNRLREIFGDELFVKHAGSMNPTAQARELATVITQALSDIEGVVSQRINFKPSESHRQFRIGVTDYTSALYLPTLLEEFNSKAPNARLRIVPVYLYEAAELLSDPDLDCVLIGNPIIREAHIVETVLARHEMLCAAWSGNPVIKDLTMEKYLAMPHLQISPDGDESGVSDKALATIGLSRRVAATIPYYMVAPKVLRGTQMIAAFADGMLSLIDESSEILVTRPPLALPDVRVSLIYVRTKQTDAGHIWLRSCIRSVVTACEERKRAFLHQIIPLP